A stretch of Mauremys reevesii isolate NIE-2019 linkage group 25, ASM1616193v1, whole genome shotgun sequence DNA encodes these proteins:
- the MAP2K7 gene encoding dual specificity mitogen-activated protein kinase kinase 7 isoform X5, translating to MAAAWSPILLLLLLWGQSAAARHWALCRPGPLSARHPVLGFWEQIRAGSGCASRGRSASGREVHVLILRGPVGRMGARQVSLELGPAPPGRPPIFVLSSPAPVVWSLQTAQVALGEQWTFQVSPGSRVSALGGVTVTETRLPQTPRGLLRWAREEHGGVSSLAAYRGVNMVYVQLGDGTSGVNPPNLPSPSAFSLPDGVSPGACKLRRNFLSPTHFASGLRPRPLWGCLTSDPPSDPEVHVILSKGARPRPPAHLTVELQAPGGCCSPRRELIVVLKSEASTSWLVQIPHLAGRLRVLASHEVSVSGTEPEPDLAVSSSMSLGLAYASDPMAWAMEQGLPGVTSYTEAEQVNRFLVIVGLDGDAKAPHPSIPLPRPAKISPMVWERSRAAPGGGRTVRLAGALSVACLSERVAVYVNKDMLQAARLSPARVTLRDPSCAAQSNGTHFLLESPLAGCGALRIPALDPTSGVGRYQNAFSCSSPALSETSRSAEPIPDLPLHLGRVLLSLEVYSSEAFAKAQGPCTVSANSRVFVEAALAAFDPRLSFSIRLCFLSPSSSSSLDSPYTLVRGGCPAHPDVSLHPPHKGAAGPALSPGSQELQRLSFLLRPLYNDSIQFLHCRLALCTQEPQGQAGAYGGALPKCGPQACPSSRVGEPGSGRFQHTFTKPIIVTVGRLARATKPTPGTDPFLVPFPLAGRRGKMLKEAPRPEQGETPPAPLPQGLELPTVVGIVFSAFIIGVSLTGGLWLIHSRTAHRGLPVRVLGNTLAAAPLSPPAGARPCGSRDQQPIGLCSAQPGRPLGEGPLHLARRAPSL from the exons ATGGCGGCAGCTTGGAGCCCgatcctcctgctgctgctgctgtggggccagTCGGCAG CCGCCCGGCACTGGGCCCtgtgccggcccggcccgctgTCCGCTCGCCACCCTGTGCTGGGCTTCTGGGAGCAGATCCGTGCAGGCTCGGGCTGCGCCAGCCGGGGGCGCTCAGCCTCAGGCCGGGAGGTGCATGTACTCATCCTACGGGGCCCAGTGGGGAGAATGGGGGCCAGACAG GTGAGCCTAGAACTGGGCCCAGCCCCCCCTGGCAGACCCCCCATCTTCGTGCTCAGCTCCCCAGCGCCCGTGGTCTGGAGCCTCCAAACAGCCCAGGTGGCTCTTGGGGAGCAATGGACCTTCCAG GTCTCCCCGGGGTCCAGAGTCTCGGCCCTTGGGGGTGTTACTGTCACTGAGACCCGGCTGCCCCAGACCCCCCGAGGGCTCCTGCGCTGGGCCCGTGAGGAGCACGGCGGGGTCAGCTCCCTGGCTGCGTATCGGGGTGTCAACATGGTCTATGTGCAGCTGGGAGACG GGACCTCCGGGGTTaacccccccaacctccccagcccctctgcattCTCGCTCCCAGATGGGGTCTCGCCAGGCGCCTGCAAACTTCGCAGGAACTTCCTCTCCCCGACCCACTTCGCCTCCGGCCTCCGACCGCGGCCCCTGTGGGGCTGCCTGACCTCTGACCCCCCTTCGGACCCTGAAGTTCACGTCATCCTCTCCAAAGGAGCCAGGCCCCG GCCCCCAGCCCATCTCACTGTGGAGCTCCAAGCGCCCggaggctgctgctccccccggcGGGAGCTGATCGTGGTGCTGAAGAGTGAGGCATCCACCAGCTGGCTGGTCCAAATCCCCCACCTGGCCGGGCGCCTGCGAGTCCTG GCATCCCACGAGGTCTCGGTCAGCGGCACAGAACCAGAACCGGACCTGGCTgtgagcagcagcatgtccctgggCCTGGCCTATGCCAGTGACCCCATGGCCTGGGCAATGGAGCAGGGACTGCCTGGGGTCACATCTTACACAGAGGCCGAGCAGGTGAACAGGTTCCTGGTCATTGTAGGGCTAGATG GGGATGCCaaggccccccacccctccatcccaCTCCCCAGACCCGCCAAGATCTCCCCCATGGTCTGGGAGAGAAGCCGGGCAGCCCCAGGAGGTGGGAGAACTGTGAGGCTGGCGGGAGCTCTGTCTGTGGCGTGTCTGAGCGAGAGGGTGGCCGTTTATGTCAACAAGGACATGCTCCAG GCTGCCAGACTCTCCCCAGCCCGAGTGACCCTGCGGGACCCCAGCTGTGCAGCCCAGTCCAATGGCACCCACTTCCTGCTGGAGTCCCCCCTGGCCGGCTGCGGCGCCCTGCGCATCCCGGCCCTGGACCCCACCTCGGGTGTCGGGCGGTACCAGAACGCG ttctcctgctcctccccagccctgagtgAGACATCCCGCTCTGCTGAGCCCATCCCGGATCTGCCCCTCCACCTGGGCCGTGTCTTGCTCAGCCTGGAGGTCTACAGCTCCGAGGCTTTCGCCAaggcccagggaccctgcacgGTGTCGGCCAACAGCCGCGTCTTTGTGGAA GCTGCTCTGGCTGCCTTCGATCCTCGGCTCAGCTTCAGCATCCGCCTCTGCTTCCTCTCGCcaagctcctcctcctcgctgGACTCACCCTACACCTTGGTGCGGGGGGGCTGCCCGGCCCACCCCGACGTCTCTCTGCACCCGCCCCACAAGGGGGCTGCAGGCCCGGCCTTGTCCCCCGGCTCCCAGGAGCTGCAGCGCCTCAGCTTCCTGCTCCGGCCCCTCTACAACGACTCCATCCAATTCCTGCACTGCCGCCTGGCCCTctgcacccaggagccccagggccaggctggggcctatGGGGGCGCCCTCCCCAAG TGTGGGCCCCAGGCATGCCCCAGCAGCCGCGTGGGGGAGCCGGGCAGCGGGCGGTTCCAGCACACCTTCACCAAGCCCATCATCGTAACCGTGGGGCGCCTGGCCAGAGCCACCAAACCCACCCCAGGAACAG ATCCCTTTCTGGTGCCCTTTCCTCTGGCTGGCAGGAGGGGGAAGATGCTGAAGGAGGCACCCCGGCCAGAGCAGGGAGAGACACCTCCTG ccccccttccccagggcctggagctgcccaCCGTGGTGGGAATCGTCTTCTCAGCTTTCATCATCGGCGTCTCTCTCACTGGGGGGCTCTGGCTCATTCACTCCAGGACAG
- the MAP2K7 gene encoding dual specificity mitogen-activated protein kinase kinase 7 isoform X3, with protein sequence MAAAWSPILLLLLLWGQSAAARHWALCRPGPLSARHPVLGFWEQIRAGSGCASRGRSASGREVHVLILRGPVGRMGARQVSLELGPAPPGRPPIFVLSSPAPVVWSLQTAQVALGEQWTFQVSPGSRVSALGGVTVTETRLPQTPRGLLRWAREEHGGVSSLAAYRGVNMVYVQLGDDGVSPGACKLRRNFLSPTHFASGLRPRPLWGCLTSDPPSDPEVHVILSKGARPRPPAHLTVELQAPGGCCSPRRELIVVLKSEASTSWLVQIPHLAGRLRVLASHEVSVSGTEPEPDLAVSSSMSLGLAYASDPMAWAMEQGLPGVTSYTEAEQVNRFLVIVGLDGDAKAPHPSIPLPRPAKISPMVWERSRAAPGGGRTVRLAGALSVACLSERVAVYVNKDMLQAARLSPARVTLRDPSCAAQSNGTHFLLESPLAGCGALRIPALDPTSGVGRYQNAVVLWGSGPGAEPEGPPLPVGQAEDSLESIEFSCSSPALSETSRSAEPIPDLPLHLGRVLLSLEVYSSEAFAKAQGPCTVSANSRVFVEAALAAFDPRLSFSIRLCFLSPSSSSSLDSPYTLVRGGCPAHPDVSLHPPHKGAAGPALSPGSQELQRLSFLLRPLYNDSIQFLHCRLALCTQEPQGQAGAYGGALPKCGPQACPSSRVGEPGSGRFQHTFTKPIIVTVGRLARATKPTPGTDPFLVPFPLAGRRGKMLKEAPRPEQGETPPAPLPQGLELPTVVGIVFSAFIIGVSLTGGLWLIHSRTAHRGLPVRVLGNTLAAAPLSPPAGARPCGSRDQQPIGLCSAQPGRPLGEGPLHLARRAPSL encoded by the exons ATGGCGGCAGCTTGGAGCCCgatcctcctgctgctgctgctgtggggccagTCGGCAG CCGCCCGGCACTGGGCCCtgtgccggcccggcccgctgTCCGCTCGCCACCCTGTGCTGGGCTTCTGGGAGCAGATCCGTGCAGGCTCGGGCTGCGCCAGCCGGGGGCGCTCAGCCTCAGGCCGGGAGGTGCATGTACTCATCCTACGGGGCCCAGTGGGGAGAATGGGGGCCAGACAG GTGAGCCTAGAACTGGGCCCAGCCCCCCCTGGCAGACCCCCCATCTTCGTGCTCAGCTCCCCAGCGCCCGTGGTCTGGAGCCTCCAAACAGCCCAGGTGGCTCTTGGGGAGCAATGGACCTTCCAG GTCTCCCCGGGGTCCAGAGTCTCGGCCCTTGGGGGTGTTACTGTCACTGAGACCCGGCTGCCCCAGACCCCCCGAGGGCTCCTGCGCTGGGCCCGTGAGGAGCACGGCGGGGTCAGCTCCCTGGCTGCGTATCGGGGTGTCAACATGGTCTATGTGCAGCTGGGAGACG ATGGGGTCTCGCCAGGCGCCTGCAAACTTCGCAGGAACTTCCTCTCCCCGACCCACTTCGCCTCCGGCCTCCGACCGCGGCCCCTGTGGGGCTGCCTGACCTCTGACCCCCCTTCGGACCCTGAAGTTCACGTCATCCTCTCCAAAGGAGCCAGGCCCCG GCCCCCAGCCCATCTCACTGTGGAGCTCCAAGCGCCCggaggctgctgctccccccggcGGGAGCTGATCGTGGTGCTGAAGAGTGAGGCATCCACCAGCTGGCTGGTCCAAATCCCCCACCTGGCCGGGCGCCTGCGAGTCCTG GCATCCCACGAGGTCTCGGTCAGCGGCACAGAACCAGAACCGGACCTGGCTgtgagcagcagcatgtccctgggCCTGGCCTATGCCAGTGACCCCATGGCCTGGGCAATGGAGCAGGGACTGCCTGGGGTCACATCTTACACAGAGGCCGAGCAGGTGAACAGGTTCCTGGTCATTGTAGGGCTAGATG GGGATGCCaaggccccccacccctccatcccaCTCCCCAGACCCGCCAAGATCTCCCCCATGGTCTGGGAGAGAAGCCGGGCAGCCCCAGGAGGTGGGAGAACTGTGAGGCTGGCGGGAGCTCTGTCTGTGGCGTGTCTGAGCGAGAGGGTGGCCGTTTATGTCAACAAGGACATGCTCCAG GCTGCCAGACTCTCCCCAGCCCGAGTGACCCTGCGGGACCCCAGCTGTGCAGCCCAGTCCAATGGCACCCACTTCCTGCTGGAGTCCCCCCTGGCCGGCTGCGGCGCCCTGCGCATCCCGGCCCTGGACCCCACCTCGGGTGTCGGGCGGTACCAGAACGCG gtggtGCTCTGGGGCAGCGGGCCAGGGGCAGAGCCCGAGGGTCCCCCGCTCCCGGTGGGACAGGCTGAAGATAGCTTGGAGTCCATTGAG ttctcctgctcctccccagccctgagtgAGACATCCCGCTCTGCTGAGCCCATCCCGGATCTGCCCCTCCACCTGGGCCGTGTCTTGCTCAGCCTGGAGGTCTACAGCTCCGAGGCTTTCGCCAaggcccagggaccctgcacgGTGTCGGCCAACAGCCGCGTCTTTGTGGAA GCTGCTCTGGCTGCCTTCGATCCTCGGCTCAGCTTCAGCATCCGCCTCTGCTTCCTCTCGCcaagctcctcctcctcgctgGACTCACCCTACACCTTGGTGCGGGGGGGCTGCCCGGCCCACCCCGACGTCTCTCTGCACCCGCCCCACAAGGGGGCTGCAGGCCCGGCCTTGTCCCCCGGCTCCCAGGAGCTGCAGCGCCTCAGCTTCCTGCTCCGGCCCCTCTACAACGACTCCATCCAATTCCTGCACTGCCGCCTGGCCCTctgcacccaggagccccagggccaggctggggcctatGGGGGCGCCCTCCCCAAG TGTGGGCCCCAGGCATGCCCCAGCAGCCGCGTGGGGGAGCCGGGCAGCGGGCGGTTCCAGCACACCTTCACCAAGCCCATCATCGTAACCGTGGGGCGCCTGGCCAGAGCCACCAAACCCACCCCAGGAACAG ATCCCTTTCTGGTGCCCTTTCCTCTGGCTGGCAGGAGGGGGAAGATGCTGAAGGAGGCACCCCGGCCAGAGCAGGGAGAGACACCTCCTG ccccccttccccagggcctggagctgcccaCCGTGGTGGGAATCGTCTTCTCAGCTTTCATCATCGGCGTCTCTCTCACTGGGGGGCTCTGGCTCATTCACTCCAGGACAG
- the MAP2K7 gene encoding dual specificity mitogen-activated protein kinase kinase 7 isoform X6: protein MAAAWSPILLLLLLWGQSAAARHWALCRPGPLSARHPVLGFWEQIRAGSGCASRGRSASGREVHVLILRGPVGRMGARQVSLELGPAPPGRPPIFVLSSPAPVVWSLQTAQVALGEQWTFQVSPGSRVSALGGVTVTETRLPQTPRGLLRWAREEHGGVSSLAAYRGVNMVYVQLGDGTSGVNPPNLPSPSAFSLPDGVSPGACKLRRNFLSPTHFASGLRPRPLWGCLTSDPPSDPEVHVILSKGARPRPPAHLTVELQAPGGCCSPRRELIVVLKSEASTSWLVQIPHLAGRLRVLASHEVSVSGTEPEPDLAVSSSMSLGLAYASDPMAWAMEQGLPGVTSYTEAEQVNRFLVIVGLDGDAKAPHPSIPLPRPAKISPMVWERSRAAPGGGRTVRLAGALSVACLSERVAVYVNKDMLQVVLWGSGPGAEPEGPPLPVGQAEDSLESIEFSCSSPALSETSRSAEPIPDLPLHLGRVLLSLEVYSSEAFAKAQGPCTVSANSRVFVEAALAAFDPRLSFSIRLCFLSPSSSSSLDSPYTLVRGGCPAHPDVSLHPPHKGAAGPALSPGSQELQRLSFLLRPLYNDSIQFLHCRLALCTQEPQGQAGAYGGALPKCGPQACPSSRVGEPGSGRFQHTFTKPIIVTVGRLARATKPTPGTDPFLVPFPLAGRRGKMLKEAPRPEQGETPPAPLPQGLELPTVVGIVFSAFIIGVSLTGGLWLIHSRTAHRGLPVRVLGNTLAAAPLSPPAGARPCGSRDQQPIGLCSAQPGRPLGEGPLHLARRAPSL from the exons ATGGCGGCAGCTTGGAGCCCgatcctcctgctgctgctgctgtggggccagTCGGCAG CCGCCCGGCACTGGGCCCtgtgccggcccggcccgctgTCCGCTCGCCACCCTGTGCTGGGCTTCTGGGAGCAGATCCGTGCAGGCTCGGGCTGCGCCAGCCGGGGGCGCTCAGCCTCAGGCCGGGAGGTGCATGTACTCATCCTACGGGGCCCAGTGGGGAGAATGGGGGCCAGACAG GTGAGCCTAGAACTGGGCCCAGCCCCCCCTGGCAGACCCCCCATCTTCGTGCTCAGCTCCCCAGCGCCCGTGGTCTGGAGCCTCCAAACAGCCCAGGTGGCTCTTGGGGAGCAATGGACCTTCCAG GTCTCCCCGGGGTCCAGAGTCTCGGCCCTTGGGGGTGTTACTGTCACTGAGACCCGGCTGCCCCAGACCCCCCGAGGGCTCCTGCGCTGGGCCCGTGAGGAGCACGGCGGGGTCAGCTCCCTGGCTGCGTATCGGGGTGTCAACATGGTCTATGTGCAGCTGGGAGACG GGACCTCCGGGGTTaacccccccaacctccccagcccctctgcattCTCGCTCCCAGATGGGGTCTCGCCAGGCGCCTGCAAACTTCGCAGGAACTTCCTCTCCCCGACCCACTTCGCCTCCGGCCTCCGACCGCGGCCCCTGTGGGGCTGCCTGACCTCTGACCCCCCTTCGGACCCTGAAGTTCACGTCATCCTCTCCAAAGGAGCCAGGCCCCG GCCCCCAGCCCATCTCACTGTGGAGCTCCAAGCGCCCggaggctgctgctccccccggcGGGAGCTGATCGTGGTGCTGAAGAGTGAGGCATCCACCAGCTGGCTGGTCCAAATCCCCCACCTGGCCGGGCGCCTGCGAGTCCTG GCATCCCACGAGGTCTCGGTCAGCGGCACAGAACCAGAACCGGACCTGGCTgtgagcagcagcatgtccctgggCCTGGCCTATGCCAGTGACCCCATGGCCTGGGCAATGGAGCAGGGACTGCCTGGGGTCACATCTTACACAGAGGCCGAGCAGGTGAACAGGTTCCTGGTCATTGTAGGGCTAGATG GGGATGCCaaggccccccacccctccatcccaCTCCCCAGACCCGCCAAGATCTCCCCCATGGTCTGGGAGAGAAGCCGGGCAGCCCCAGGAGGTGGGAGAACTGTGAGGCTGGCGGGAGCTCTGTCTGTGGCGTGTCTGAGCGAGAGGGTGGCCGTTTATGTCAACAAGGACATGCTCCAG gtggtGCTCTGGGGCAGCGGGCCAGGGGCAGAGCCCGAGGGTCCCCCGCTCCCGGTGGGACAGGCTGAAGATAGCTTGGAGTCCATTGAG ttctcctgctcctccccagccctgagtgAGACATCCCGCTCTGCTGAGCCCATCCCGGATCTGCCCCTCCACCTGGGCCGTGTCTTGCTCAGCCTGGAGGTCTACAGCTCCGAGGCTTTCGCCAaggcccagggaccctgcacgGTGTCGGCCAACAGCCGCGTCTTTGTGGAA GCTGCTCTGGCTGCCTTCGATCCTCGGCTCAGCTTCAGCATCCGCCTCTGCTTCCTCTCGCcaagctcctcctcctcgctgGACTCACCCTACACCTTGGTGCGGGGGGGCTGCCCGGCCCACCCCGACGTCTCTCTGCACCCGCCCCACAAGGGGGCTGCAGGCCCGGCCTTGTCCCCCGGCTCCCAGGAGCTGCAGCGCCTCAGCTTCCTGCTCCGGCCCCTCTACAACGACTCCATCCAATTCCTGCACTGCCGCCTGGCCCTctgcacccaggagccccagggccaggctggggcctatGGGGGCGCCCTCCCCAAG TGTGGGCCCCAGGCATGCCCCAGCAGCCGCGTGGGGGAGCCGGGCAGCGGGCGGTTCCAGCACACCTTCACCAAGCCCATCATCGTAACCGTGGGGCGCCTGGCCAGAGCCACCAAACCCACCCCAGGAACAG ATCCCTTTCTGGTGCCCTTTCCTCTGGCTGGCAGGAGGGGGAAGATGCTGAAGGAGGCACCCCGGCCAGAGCAGGGAGAGACACCTCCTG ccccccttccccagggcctggagctgcccaCCGTGGTGGGAATCGTCTTCTCAGCTTTCATCATCGGCGTCTCTCTCACTGGGGGGCTCTGGCTCATTCACTCCAGGACAG
- the MAP2K7 gene encoding dual specificity mitogen-activated protein kinase kinase 7 isoform X8, which translates to MAAAWSPILLLLLLWGQSAAARHWALCRPGPLSARHPVLGFWEQIRAGSGCASRGRSASGREVHVLILRGPVGRMGARQVSLELGPAPPGRPPIFVLSSPAPVVWSLQTAQVALGEQWTFQVSPGSRVSALGGVTVTETRLPQTPRGLLRWAREEHGGVSSLAAYRGVNMVYVQLGDGTSGVNPPNLPSPSAFSLPDGVSPGACKLRRNFLSPTHFASGLRPRPLWGCLTSDPPSDPEVHVILSKGARPRPPAHLTVELQAPGGCCSPRRELIVVLKSEASTSWLVQIPHLAGRLRVLASHEVSVSGTEPEPDLAVSSSMSLGLAYASDPMAWAMEQGLPGVTSYTEAEQVNRFLVIVGLDGDAKAPHPSIPLPRPAKISPMVWERSRAAPGGGRTVRLAGALSVACLSERVAVYVNKDMLQFSCSSPALSETSRSAEPIPDLPLHLGRVLLSLEVYSSEAFAKAQGPCTVSANSRVFVEAALAAFDPRLSFSIRLCFLSPSSSSSLDSPYTLVRGGCPAHPDVSLHPPHKGAAGPALSPGSQELQRLSFLLRPLYNDSIQFLHCRLALCTQEPQGQAGAYGGALPKCGPQACPSSRVGEPGSGRFQHTFTKPIIVTVGRLARATKPTPGTDPFLVPFPLAGRRGKMLKEAPRPEQGETPPAPLPQGLELPTVVGIVFSAFIIGVSLTGGLWLIHSRTAHRGLPVRVLGNTLAAAPLSPPAGARPCGSRDQQPIGLCSAQPGRPLGEGPLHLARRAPSL; encoded by the exons ATGGCGGCAGCTTGGAGCCCgatcctcctgctgctgctgctgtggggccagTCGGCAG CCGCCCGGCACTGGGCCCtgtgccggcccggcccgctgTCCGCTCGCCACCCTGTGCTGGGCTTCTGGGAGCAGATCCGTGCAGGCTCGGGCTGCGCCAGCCGGGGGCGCTCAGCCTCAGGCCGGGAGGTGCATGTACTCATCCTACGGGGCCCAGTGGGGAGAATGGGGGCCAGACAG GTGAGCCTAGAACTGGGCCCAGCCCCCCCTGGCAGACCCCCCATCTTCGTGCTCAGCTCCCCAGCGCCCGTGGTCTGGAGCCTCCAAACAGCCCAGGTGGCTCTTGGGGAGCAATGGACCTTCCAG GTCTCCCCGGGGTCCAGAGTCTCGGCCCTTGGGGGTGTTACTGTCACTGAGACCCGGCTGCCCCAGACCCCCCGAGGGCTCCTGCGCTGGGCCCGTGAGGAGCACGGCGGGGTCAGCTCCCTGGCTGCGTATCGGGGTGTCAACATGGTCTATGTGCAGCTGGGAGACG GGACCTCCGGGGTTaacccccccaacctccccagcccctctgcattCTCGCTCCCAGATGGGGTCTCGCCAGGCGCCTGCAAACTTCGCAGGAACTTCCTCTCCCCGACCCACTTCGCCTCCGGCCTCCGACCGCGGCCCCTGTGGGGCTGCCTGACCTCTGACCCCCCTTCGGACCCTGAAGTTCACGTCATCCTCTCCAAAGGAGCCAGGCCCCG GCCCCCAGCCCATCTCACTGTGGAGCTCCAAGCGCCCggaggctgctgctccccccggcGGGAGCTGATCGTGGTGCTGAAGAGTGAGGCATCCACCAGCTGGCTGGTCCAAATCCCCCACCTGGCCGGGCGCCTGCGAGTCCTG GCATCCCACGAGGTCTCGGTCAGCGGCACAGAACCAGAACCGGACCTGGCTgtgagcagcagcatgtccctgggCCTGGCCTATGCCAGTGACCCCATGGCCTGGGCAATGGAGCAGGGACTGCCTGGGGTCACATCTTACACAGAGGCCGAGCAGGTGAACAGGTTCCTGGTCATTGTAGGGCTAGATG GGGATGCCaaggccccccacccctccatcccaCTCCCCAGACCCGCCAAGATCTCCCCCATGGTCTGGGAGAGAAGCCGGGCAGCCCCAGGAGGTGGGAGAACTGTGAGGCTGGCGGGAGCTCTGTCTGTGGCGTGTCTGAGCGAGAGGGTGGCCGTTTATGTCAACAAGGACATGCTCCAG ttctcctgctcctccccagccctgagtgAGACATCCCGCTCTGCTGAGCCCATCCCGGATCTGCCCCTCCACCTGGGCCGTGTCTTGCTCAGCCTGGAGGTCTACAGCTCCGAGGCTTTCGCCAaggcccagggaccctgcacgGTGTCGGCCAACAGCCGCGTCTTTGTGGAA GCTGCTCTGGCTGCCTTCGATCCTCGGCTCAGCTTCAGCATCCGCCTCTGCTTCCTCTCGCcaagctcctcctcctcgctgGACTCACCCTACACCTTGGTGCGGGGGGGCTGCCCGGCCCACCCCGACGTCTCTCTGCACCCGCCCCACAAGGGGGCTGCAGGCCCGGCCTTGTCCCCCGGCTCCCAGGAGCTGCAGCGCCTCAGCTTCCTGCTCCGGCCCCTCTACAACGACTCCATCCAATTCCTGCACTGCCGCCTGGCCCTctgcacccaggagccccagggccaggctggggcctatGGGGGCGCCCTCCCCAAG TGTGGGCCCCAGGCATGCCCCAGCAGCCGCGTGGGGGAGCCGGGCAGCGGGCGGTTCCAGCACACCTTCACCAAGCCCATCATCGTAACCGTGGGGCGCCTGGCCAGAGCCACCAAACCCACCCCAGGAACAG ATCCCTTTCTGGTGCCCTTTCCTCTGGCTGGCAGGAGGGGGAAGATGCTGAAGGAGGCACCCCGGCCAGAGCAGGGAGAGACACCTCCTG ccccccttccccagggcctggagctgcccaCCGTGGTGGGAATCGTCTTCTCAGCTTTCATCATCGGCGTCTCTCTCACTGGGGGGCTCTGGCTCATTCACTCCAGGACAG